Proteins from one Setaria italica strain Yugu1 chromosome V, Setaria_italica_v2.0, whole genome shotgun sequence genomic window:
- the LOC101760023 gene encoding protein SGT1 homolog — MNKLKLARLQVEYTRTRVPIVHEPNRGRLQATSKRRRGHEPTTATNNISANTRSIESYLDQASPTSPPHPAPMAATTPSELEHKAKEAFFDDDFALAAALYTQAIAAGAPAAALYADRAQAYIKMGDFAAAAADAARAAELDPAMPRAHLRRAHACVKLEQYDAARAAVEAGAALAPNDARFAQLMKEIDSKAPKPMETDASPAAAATPVPATAPAEKPKYRHDYYNSAAEVVVTVFAKGVAPEHVAVEFGEQLLSVSVEVPGEVPYHLQPRLFGKIIPDKCRFTVLSTKIEVRLAKAEPGTTWTSLEFTDKPRFIAAAPPSGSSPAAAGGARRPSYPSSKGRKDWDKIEAEVKKAEKDEKLDGDAAANRFFQDIFSNADEDMRRAMTKSFQESNGTVLSTNWKDVGSKKIEPSPPEGMDLRKWEY; from the coding sequence ATGAATAAGCTGAAGTTGGCAAGACTTCAAGTCGAATATACCCGGACTCGTGTTCCTATCGTGCACGAACCAAACCGTGGGCGCCTGCAGGCTACAAGTAAGCGACGTCGTGGTCACGAACCCACCACAGCGACCAACAATATCTCGGCAAACACGCGATCCATCGAATCCTACCTCGATCAAGCCTCGCCGACttcgccgccgcaccccgcaCCCATGGCGGCGACGACACCCTCCGAGCTGGAGCACAAGGCGAAGGAGGCCTTCTTCGACGACGActtcgccctcgccgccgcgctctacACGCAGGCCATCGCTGCGggggcccccgccgccgcgctctacgCCGATCGCGCCCAGGCCTACATCAAGATGGGAGAtttcgccgcggccgccgcggacgccgcccgcgccgccgagctcgacCCCGCCATGCCCCGGGCGCACCTCCGCAGGGCCCACGCCTGCGTCAAGCTGGAGCAGTACGACGCCGCCCGGGCCGCCGTcgaggccggcgccgccctGGCCCCCAACGACGCGCGGTTCGCCCAGCTGATGAAGGAGATCGACTCCAAGGCGCCGAAGCCGATGGAGACCGATGCgagccccgctgccgccgccacgcccgtgCCCGCCACCGCTCCTGCTGAAAAGCCCAAGTACAGGCACGACTACTACAACAGCGCGGCGGAGGTTGTGGTGACCGTTTTCGCCAAGGGCGTGGCCCCCGAGCACGTCGCGGTGGAGTTCGGCGAGCAGCTGCTGAGCGTCTCCGTCGAGGTCCCCGGCGAGGTGCCGTACCACCTGCAGCCCCGCCTGTTCGGCAAGATCATCCCCGACAAGTGCCGGTTCACCGTCCTCTCCACCAAGATCGAGGTCCGGCTCGCTAAGGCGGAGCCGGGGACGACGTGGACGTCGCTGGAGTTCACCGACAAGCCCAGGTTcatcgccgcggcgccgccgagcgggagcagccccgccgccgccggcggcgcccggaGGCCGTCGTACCCGTCGTCCAAGGGCAGGAAGGACTGGGACAAGATCGAGGCCGAGGTAAAGAAGGCGGAGAAGGACGAGAAGCTggacggcgacgcggcggccaaCAGGTTCTTCCAGGACATCTTCAGCAACGCGGACGAGGACATGCGGCGGGCCATGACCAAGTCGTTCCAAGAGTCCAATGGCACGGTGCTGTCCACCAACTGGAAGGACGTCGGCTCCAAGAAGATCGAGCCCAGCCCGCCGGAAGGCATGGATCTGCGCAAGTGGGAGTACTGA